A stretch of DNA from Pagrus major chromosome 22, Pma_NU_1.0:
TTGTTTGTCATTGATATTAAGCAGAACCAAATAACCTGTAGAAGTGATAGAACatcattaatactacacagaaacaAACCTTGAGACCTTGTGGAGATATCATTCATCATTTGGGTAAAAACAGACTTATTGTTGTTAATGTGATGACTGTAAACATTCTGCAACAACTATTGttgaatgaataataataagaataagaataaatatTGTGAATCTTGCAGAAGGAACATAATCCAACAGGTCCAGcagtttcatttatttccccctgtgatcaattttattttaataaaatgattaataaacGATTAGAAGAAAGGCAAAAGGAAAAAACCATCCCATCCGCTGAGATCTGATTCCTGTTCATGAAGTCTCCTCTGGCTGCAGGTCTACTGTACTAATAGCATGGTTGGTGACAGTGAAGTGTTCGAGAAGAAGTAATGATGTCTCTccccttttaaataaaacataatgcaaAGTTGAAAAAGAAGAGTACAAATTGTGTGAACATGTCAGAATACCGTAAACACCTCCTGAAGCTgtgtcctgctcctcctccaggccAGCGGCTGGTACAGTCTGGTCCTCTGTGAGAACTCCCTCCAGGAGCTTCTATCAGGAGTGAACGGAGACGCTGCTCccacacagaggcagaggaggagctggaggacgaTCCCTGCGTGGAGGCACAAACTCTCCTCTTTCCTCAAGAAGAATCCTCCGCCAGATGTGGAGCAGCTGGTTCATCTGGCTCACCTGTCCAACGTCATCCCAGATGATGAGCTCCAGCAGGCGGGCAAGCAGATGTCTCAGCGGTGAGAAAGCAACGAGGTTATCAAGATGGTGCTCTTTGTTTTGTCATCTCAGTGTGTGAAATATTAGTGCATTTGGTGGCCACATCATTTTTACATCATCTGCAGGGGCTCCTAAACAAACATAGTCCTGGATGATACAGTAACTTCTCATACATGTTGGCTACCTGCTCAAATGGAGGAAAGCTTTGGTTCCTCAAGAAAATTGACtatatacatgcatacatactgTACCATGATACATGATCATAATACATGCAGCAGTTTGTCACAGACATTGTAAACACTTTGTCAGACAAACACTACAAGTCTGTTTTTCCTCCCTCAGGTGCATGACTCTGAGGAAACTGCTGATTTCTTCAGGACCTGTGGCAGTTGCTCACCTGCAACTAGCCTTACAGTGGCAGTATGAGTTGTTGCGGAGCAGCCATGTAAACCATTCCTCTGCTGAGGGTGCTACAAACAGAACAGATAAAGGTGTTAGTAAGGAGGCGTCCCATCTTCTGAAAACGTCTCCATCAGCTGCAGTTTCTGGGATGGTGTCAACTGAGGGCAAACCCCTGTCCCTCAGCTCTTTCGACTCGGGCTTCGATGGAGCTGGAAGCAGCCAGCTGGAGGCccggggagggaggggaggagggggaggtctGTCTAGATCAGCTGGGACCAGAGACTCTGTGGATCTGAAGCTGGCTCAGCACAGCGCTCATAAAGAGAACACATGCAGTGTTTCAGACTCTGAAGATCACAGACAGGAGTTTGATCTTGGTTCTGTGGGACTCTCCTCCAGGGCCAGCATCCAGATCATCCCCAGAGTGACCATGGAGTCGCTCAACTTTGAGATCAAAGTGAAGCGTTCAGCTGCTCTACCCAGTAATCCTTGGCTCAGCCTGCCAGTAGATGATCTGGAGAACTCCTACACAGTCACCATTACACAGAACCCAACACCACAGAACAGAGACTTACAAATCCATGATCCCTCAGAGCCCTGCTCTACTGCCAACCAGTCGTGCAGGTGTCGAGATCAGCCCACACACGCGGAGGGATTGTCTCGCGGCCCACAGAGCACAGACTGGACTCACTCACAAAGCAGTTTGGTGGATCCTGAACTAAGTCCTATTCACAACATCCTGTCCAGCACTATTACAGATGGAAGAGACCAGTCCATGTGCACCGCAGAGGAGGTCCCCACTCTTCTCTGGGATTCTTACGACCTCCATGACCAGGCTCAGGATTCTGTTGATGGGTAAACATGGATTTGCTACGCTGTCACTTTCTCAAAAAATCCACTTCAGATGAATTTGAATGCAACCCACACATGTACTTTTACCTAAACTGTGTCACTACAGTGATGGAGGTAACTGTTATAGGTAAGGTACAGGTCCATACATTTGTCCGTCTGATGTTGAATCCAAAAAGCTTCCACACCTTCAGTCTGGGACGGTTTGATGTCCTGATTCACAAACCTGTCACAGTGTCAGTTTCAACTGTTCCTCAAATGCAGAATTTTGAATTCAAACAGATGATTACAGACAattctttcctctgtttttaatCAGTATTTCAAATTTAGGAAGCCAAAGTTCGAATCTCTAACCAACCAAAGAAAGctctctgacatcatcagtgacCTCTTGACCCtggatcatttgttttattgatcCAGGAGCATCATCaccatgtttatttttatactgATCAGGACCATCTTGTAGGCctgtattttattgatttaatatATCTGTTGATGGTTGTGTAAAgcatagaatagaatagaattcATTGTAAGCTCGGCTTACAATGAAATCACAAATGCATCTCAGTCGGTGCAATACAATGTGACATAACATAAGAGGAAATGAATACAACTGGTGTCAGAGGTCATGCACTGATCGTTGGTACTTTACAGGCGCTATAATTATGGAAAACTAGAACAAAGCTGCAGACGAGGCTGTTAGTCATCTGTTGAATGTGGATGTCACAATTATTGTGTTGTAGAATTTTAACAATGTTTGTACTGGAAGATTGTTTTGGTTATCAAATGGCACTTGTCATGCTCTTTGTCCAGCCTGAGTGATGTGTCCCTGAAGGACTGGGATGTAAGGGAGCAGGAGGGATTGAGGGAAGTGGAGCAGATCCTGCACAGGGCTGATGACATACTGGAGGTAAGAAACACTGCCAATGAGTAAAGGCATGGATGATGGCTACCATTTAGGACTGCAACTATTCTTagaagtctataaaatgtcagatgcCCATCACAAGTTACTTGAGCAGTCCAGTGATTGTGTTGCTCTACAGAAAGAAGAACATGTTCTGGCTCAGGAGGCAGTGCTGGATGCTCTGCTTAGGCGTGAGGAGCAGAACAATCAGTGGCTACCGTGGGACAGGGAGGACCAGCTCGGTGAAGTACGTCAAGAATCTGCAGATCTAATCTGGGATGTACAGTATTATGTCATCACTGACTTGAGGTCACATATTACAAATGGAATTCCTCAGGTGGGATCAGCATTTTCCTTTTCCAAACCTCCAGGATGTTTCTCCTTCAAAGAGTTTCTCTACATTTTTACTACCTCAAGTTTTTTCTCTTGAACTGAAGGGCGCTGCTCTTTTTAATGGCTTTACCCCTCTGCCTTTAAAggaatttaaagaaaaatgtattaactggTCTGACCCCAGAGTTATTTAAACTTTTCTCAGAGGCATAAAAGGATAAAAGGATAGGGTAATGAGTTAGTAACTGAACTTTTAACCACTTTATGAATAAAGTGGTTAACAAAACAGACGTTGTTTAGTTTTTGACAGTGAAATTTCATATTCTCAAAGTTgcatttttagatttaatttatAAGCATTCCAAATCTTTGTGTACAATTACCAATGATAATTGTTCTCATCTGTCACAAGATCTCCGTTCACAGCAGAAAAGATCATGTGTGCCAGtttgtaaccctaaccctgcagTACAATAGACTcattaacattaatgttagcttacttttgtagaaatgtcagtgtaCAATGAATGATTTTCTGGTTTGTCTTTAGTTGCCTCTGCTCCCCCCCATATCCCTGCTCTGGTTGCTAAATGGTGCCACTTCAAACTgatgactaaaaaaaaaaaaaaaaaagattaaaaatgactgacatGGTAGGTATTAGTCATAAGGTGATGGTAGGGCAGTCTGCTCTGAATACAAACCAATAGCAGTCCTGATGTAAAAGTCCTGATGTGTCCCTGTGCAGCTCGGGCTTTAAGTGTCCAGTACCCATTGTAAACCTGCACTGTGAGTTCATGATActttctctgctcatttttaaagatgtcttctAATGAGCTGGCTGAGGCCGGTGTTCTTGGCCTTGAGGATTACCTCATCCCTGCAGAGtccagcagcttcagtgaaCCCACATCAGCTGCATGTACGAGTGAAACTAAGACATCTGATGATAATGGGCGCTGCACTGCAGCTGCCACAGGAGCAGAAACAGGAGCATTTCATAGCACGCCGGACCTGCTGACAGAGCTGAGAAATGTCCACGTCCTGGATAAGATGATcatggaggagaagctgaagatCCAAGAGCTCAGACGCTGCAAAGAAAACGAGGACCTCTCTGGGAGCAAACCCTCAGATACAAACGGGCTGTCGAGCATCAGCAAAGAGAGGGAGACTTTCCGCTTACAActggaaaaggagaaaagggAAGTGGATAAGCTTGAGAAGAGTTTGGGCAAAGAGTGTAAAGTGAAGAAGCACCAAGATGGAGCAGAAAAGGTTGTAAAATGTTCTATAATGGAGAAAGCTAGAAGTGAGACTACGGAGGACCAAGTGCTCTGTGACGAGCTTGTACCAGGGAgtttcaacacaacacattcaACATCTGTAGTCCACAATGATTCTCAGGCTCAGGACACCTGTGAAACTGAACATATTCAAGCTGAAGCTACACCACATGACCTGGCTCCACTTCCAGATCCCCACTGTGATGATCATTGCTCTGAAGATGAGCCATCAGTATTTCAGAGAAGTACCTTAATTATTACCTCTAATCTGACGAAACCTCATGAAGAGGAGGCAGTCCAACCTCAGGGATGTATCCATGGGAGAGACACTGACGGACGTGGTGAAAACTCTACCAAACACAAACCAGAAGCCTCTTTAACCCCTGAGATGAGGCCAGATGATGGAGAGTTTGACGCGGTTGGAAGATCACACCTTCCTCCTGTGCCAAAACCAAGAAAGGCTTTACCTCCTGTGAATGACTACCTTGAAGAACTCATCACTCCTCATTCCACAGAGCTGAATCCAGCTCTGTCCTCAGTCACTCAACATCCTGGTATTGTGCAACTTGATCTACAAGATAAACCGTTCGATGCACTGTTAGAGACTGTAAGATCAGCCAGCAGTCACAGCTTGGTTATCAATGCAAATGTGAAGGAACACtgtaacaacaataataataaccatGCGCTCCCAGAGCAGTGCAAGGTGTCGGAGCACCTGTCTGAGATGTctactgaggaggaagaggacacgTCTGGGGCTACTGCATCTTGTCTACACACTGATTCACAGCCAGCAGACAAGATCCAGAGTTTATCTCCACATCAGCAGTCGGCACTACTGCTGCCTCACCAGCAGCTGGAGTTTGACTCCACTGGAAGAGATAAGCAGAATGATGGTGTTCAGAGGAGACCAGGCTCCGGGTCGGCTGGGATTCAGGCCCAGCCTCACGTCAGCATGAGAGAGGTACACCATCTACTGTAATATCTGGAGTGGAAGTTGTGTTCTCAGTTCGAGAGCCTTCAAACACAGTAGACATTTTATCATATctcacattaaaaataaaacctcatcatctcctccctccatgctgatgaaagtcaggtgaggcttcgtagtccacaaaacatttctggagcttcacagtaaaacggagttgcagcattctgctaaacaactgaagtagctggagacttgatttaaaacgtaaaaaaacatcacatggctccatacagctcatatACAAGTTCTTTACACCCTCAGGGTGTGGGCAAGCTCATGCAATTTTTTGATATATGCTTATTCACTTTTTGTCTGAGAGTCAAATGCAAAAATGAAGATGGTTGTCATGTCTATGTTAAGCACAGTGTCAGGAtgttagcatagcataaagactgaaagcagggGAATACTGCAAAGGACAATCCAGGCTTTGTCCATAGTTTAAATATAAAcctaccaacacctctaaaaCTCATTCATGAACATGCATGTTTGTACACAATCACAAAAATACATGCGTTGTAGGGATAGTTGCTGTGCCCATTTCTTTGTGAGCAACAGTTTTCCATCTGCTCAGTACTTGTGTGCAGCGTgaatggatgtttttttcttaatgtgaCTGCAGCTGACTGATTTCAAGACCCCCATAGTGCTGGACACAGGATCTGGCTTGATGAAAGCAGGATTTGCAGATCAAGACCTTCCAAACATTATATTCCCAACAATAATTGGGATGCCAAAATACGAGGTGAGAGCACACGGAAGCATTCTGACTGTGATGTTTTGTAGTTCTAGCCGGTCTTACCGATTCTGGGTTTTGTCTTGACAGGAAATAATGAATGGAATTCTTGAAAGGGAGACCTACATTGGACATGAGGCTCAGCACATGAGAGGAGTCCTGACTCTGAAGCATCCCATAAAGAACGGAATCATACGTAACTGGGACGAGATGGAAAAGGTCAGTAAAAAGCACGTCTGATATGAGATGGGTGTTGCTCCTAGACATACTCAGTGTCTTCTGAGAACATCACCTTTAACACTCCCACAAGTCCCAGATTTACCTCTTGTCAGCCAACTAGCACACACCATCAGATATCTGACACTCTGGTCATCACACGTCTTTAAGATGTTTACACATTCCTGCCACATAGGATCATGCATTCTTCAAATACTGTAAGGTCATGCTTTAAACATGTATGTAAGAAttgtgcattaaaatgtgtaaaaacgaCTCAACCTTTGTTCTATATGTGGTTGACCTATGTACTTACATTATCATACATATTTCCAACAATATTCAAACCAGAAATATCTACAAGTTtcctcaaggtaacggtgcgtttcatctggttgcctgtcgctgtaacttcaggagagagtcagagagagaggaaggaggtcaGAACGAGACGAAACATGAaatgaagaaaactttaaaacattacctcgtctgtcAACATTTGTGACTGAGTAGACAGATTTCATCAGCATgttggttgtttaatggtgtgttcctCAATATttaagtgagtttttttttatgtttattcaccccaaaaagccagattactttactgtacaacAGCCGATGAGCAACAGCTCACTGTACCTGCCCACATTTTAGAGAAGCAGAATaaatctgtgtgtctgtaaatgtgttgACTAACTTGTAACAGAGTGTTCTGGTTTTAGATTTGGCATCACACATTCCAGCAGCTGCACGTCGATCCTGAGGACCACCCGGTTCTGTTGACAGAGGCAGCCATGAACCCCTCAGAGAACCGTCAGCGCATGGTGGAGATCATGTTTGAGAATTTCAGTGTTCCCTTCACATACGTGGCCATGCAGGCGGTGCTGGCACTTTACGCAGCAGGGAGATCCACTGGTAATATTCATGCATTGTGTTGGATAGATGCTCATGGATGAACATTTAATGAAGTCCCACATTGGAAATGTGTTCGATCATTATAAGAACTTATCGGCTCTTTCTGATCAGTCTCATCTTGGCGTGTTTAAACTGTTACATGACGGCCATATTTTCCTGCTTAGATCGAAACAAAACTGTTGCTTCTGTTTGTCTCGTTGAAGGTGTGGTGTTTGACTCTGGAGATGGAGTTAGCCACAGTGTTCCTGTGTTTGAGGGATACTGTCTGCCTCATGCAGTTCAGCGCTTCCCTCTGGCTGGTGTAGATGTTACAATGCATCTTAAAAAGGTATTCAcgtcctgtttgtttttcacagtttggtgctgtgatgtcattggGCAACACATCCAACCAGCAGTGTGGTTGAAgacatttattgtgaaaaataactaataaaactGGTCAGGAGAGATAATTTATTTTAGCCACTGTTTAGACAAATAACATGGCTCGCTGTGGCTCCAGACTGGAGGGATATTCCTTTCCAGGTCAGCCCTGTTCTCCAGCAGCACCTCGCTCCCTTTGTGGACCAGCTGCCAATGCTGTGCAGGAGTCATGGCTCCTACTGTAAAGTCCTGTCTGAATAAAGTCattaagaacattttaaaaccatcactgtgtgtgaagagagctcacagacacactgttGACCATGAACCGTTGTGTCTGTTGCATACAGAGCATCGTGTCCTGTTGTTGTGTGCTGTCAGTTCACCTGCAGGCTCAGGTGTGCATCTCTAATTGACCCTTGTGCTGTGGATCtgctcacagctgctgcaggaacaAGGCGTGTCCATGCGCACCACAGCAGAGACGGAGATCGTGAGGGAGATGAAGGAGAAGTGCTGCTGTGTGGCACTCAACTATGAAGCTGAGCTGAGTGCAGGGGGGTCGTCGTGCACAGAGATGCATTACACGATGCCAGACGGACAGATCGTCACTCTCAGCACAGAGAGGTTCAGGTAACACGTCCTGCTTCACTGGACACTCCACCCACCCTCAGTTTGGTCTTGAAGGAAATCCGTATTAACACTGGAAATGTAAGACCTTTTCAAATTCaccttattttttaataataaatctcAGTAACTGTTCGCTAAATATTAAACAAGCCAGACAAAACAAGGTTTATAAATTGGAGTCAGgttacttttcatttttaaatttttttgggacattttttccttttatttgttttcacatcTTCACAACAATTACATATTCATCTTTAGATACGTCCTTTCACAGAGTGAACCATTttttgacacaaaacaaaacggACCGAACATGGGGTGTGTTGAGTTcgagaaaatgaataaaaatataaacaagttATAAAGAGATGAATACACTTTTTATTAAACAAGAGAAGGGCGTTTCAGGGAAATACACAAGTTTCCTTGAATTTGTGTCCCTGGAGCCTCATTGAAAAGGTAATTCTTTTCCATTACAAAGATTTCATAGATATCATCATACCAGTTCTCTATAGATGGAGCATCTGGCTGGAGCCATTTCCTTGTAATTGCTTTTCTAGCAGCAATACTTAGGATACCAaataagtgttttgttttaatatttgtagaTGTTGAACATAAAAGACCAAAGAGGAGTTCATCCcacttaaatgtaatttttgtcTCAAATATAGTAACTAATTCTGAATAAATCTTGGAGAGATTGACAGGCCCAAAACAAGTGATAGTGGTCGGCTTCCTGGGAGCCAcatttcctccagcagctcGAGCTGCCTGAGTGATGAGATTTCTGACTCAGACTcagacaactttattaatcccaccaGGAGCAATTGGTTTCGGCAGCTTGCATACTGgcacagtacaaaaacacagtacacacaatAAATAGATAGGGAATAAGGTAGAGTAAGTAAATAGAATGCCAAGGAATACAGTGTCATCAAGGATCAATAGTTGAATAGAGTGAATAAATAGATAGGTTGCACATGTTGACCAATAAGATGTACATGGTAAAGGAATAAAATCAAATCTTATAAAGAATTTAAGAGACGAATAGCAGAGGggataaaagattttaaaaaatggttaGTCTTACAGACAGATGAGACATAGCAACAACCTGAGGGCAACAGAGGAAATTCACTTGCATGCACGTGACCAGGAgaagacaaaatgttgtttGCTTTCCTCAGAGTTTGTTGGTCACAAACACTGGTCAGGTCCCTAAATTTCACTCCCGTGATCTTggaacatgttttaataatgcTGTACAAGCTGTTTTTATCTTTCAGTGTAAGGCTGGGAAACCAGCAGATGAAGGAGAAACACAGGAGACTTTCGATAAAAGACTGATAAAAGCGACAGAGAATAACAGGGCTGACAGAGAAAGAGTTCAGTTTGCGGAGAAGATGAATTATCTGTTGCCCTCGCTTCACAATGTCTGCAGTGTTCACATCAAATTTCAGCTTCTCGCGAGCAGGTGTAATAAAAAATCTACAAACGCTCTTCCAGCCAAACACCCTCCATGCAACTGAGCTTGATATCCTCCACTGAAATTCACAATATTCCTTCCAAACTTCTTCTGAGATGCAACTGTTAGTTTCCCTCtcccatttttgttttatatggTGGAGCTTGATAACTTAATCTCTTGAAGAGCCCTGTATAGTTTTGAAATTACTTTAAGCCCTGAATCTGTTTATAGGCACTAATAAGAACCCTCAATAAGCTATTTTCACATGCCCTTTGACtctgatacaaagctggttgaaaactgACAGTGTTATGCAAATTAACAGTATCAAACTTCCCTCCATTTCTCCTGCATCCAGAGTCCAAAAAAGTCCTCCAAATGAAGCAAACGCATCATCTAGTGCCATTGTATCAACTACAGATTGCATACAAAACCCAGAACAACAGACATCCACAGACACACTGTACTGTTGGACAATCGTCAGTGCTGATAAATCTATGGACCCAGATTCTGTCAGTACACTGCCTGTTTCTGCCTCAGATGTTGTCAGTAACATATGTGAGTGACTGTTGAGCTGCAATGGAGACTGTTCCTGAACAGGAAGTGGCCTCCATATTGTTCCTGAACAGGAAGTGGTCTCCATATTGTTCCTGTAGTGTGAAAACAGTTGTAACTGGGATGTGGTTAGCATAGTTCATCATAATGACAAGAAGCTATTGGAAACAGGTAGGCTAACTCTATccaagaaataataataataagtaacATGTCTTATCTCATTTCACCAGTCAGGATGAGTCTTAAACAAAggtctgaatgaatgaatgaataaacgaATGAATATTTGTTTCATGCTCAGGATAAATTATTATCACTCTGATCCTCTTTTCATCCAGCACCGTCATCAGGTCCATATCATAATGTGTACACATACCTGTAGAACTGCTCATGTTCTGAGAGATGAGCAGCAACTGATTTGGCTGAACCGATGTAAATGAGTTGGGGCTCACCAGTGTAGGGTTAAATCATACAGTGTAGGGTTAAATCATACAGTGTAGGGTTAAATCATACAGTGTAGGGTTAAATCAGTACAGTGCAGGGTTAAATCATACAGTGTAGGGTTAAATCAGTACAGTATAGGGTATtattcaactaaaattcaaatAGGTCCAGTTAGAGAAAATTTCCTCAAGCAAAGGTCCGGAACGGTCTAACTTGCGTTATGATTTAGTGTGATATATATTGAAATAGCCTAGTAGTTGTATCAACGTCTGCATGTAATCAACAACTGAgtgtcaaatcaaataaagaaagaacaattcaaaaatatttcaacaatatttattgtcacttaatatttaattatacagatatataatactgtagatatgtattattttcttctctctttaagGAAAAGAAgggcatttaaaaataaaatagtgaaaaaaataaaatagctttttaaaaattgtgcatcttaaaataaagtacttaatttttgaaaaataaaataaagtgtagcagcagcttgagtttccctttttctttaaTGTGTCACATCTTAACAGTCTTAACCAATTTTACAACAGATAGATCTCAACACATCTTA
This window harbors:
- the LOC141017884 gene encoding uncharacterized protein, which codes for MESLNFEIKVKRSAALPSNPWLSLPVDDLENSYTVTITQNPTPQNRDLQIHDPSEPCSTANQSCRCRDQPTHAEGLSRGPQSTDWTHSQSSLVDPELSPIHNILSSTITDGRDQSMCTAEEVPTLLWDSYDLHDQAQDSVDGLSDVSLKDWDVREQEGLREVEQILHRADDILEKEEHVLAQEAVLDALLRREEQNNQWLPWDREDQLGEMSSNELAEAGVLGLEDYLIPAESSSFSEPTSAACTSETKTSDDNGRCTAAATGAETGAFHSTPDLLTELRNVHVLDKMIMEEKLKIQELRRCKENEDLSGSKPSDTNGLSSISKERETFRLQLEKEKREVDKLEKSLGKECKVKKHQDGAEKVVKCSIMEKARSETTEDQVLCDELVPGSFNTTHSTSVVHNDSQAQDTCETEHIQAEATPHDLAPLPDPHCDDHCSEDEPSVFQRSTLIITSNLTKPHEEEAVQPQGCIHGRDTDGRGENSTKHKPEASLTPEMRPDDGEFDAVGRSHLPPVPKPRKALPPVNDYLEELITPHSTELNPALSSVTQHPGIVQLDLQDKPFDALLETVRSASSHSLVINANVKEHCNNNNNNHALPEQCKVSEHLSEMSTEEEEDTSGATASCLHTDSQPADKIQSLSPHQQSALLLPHQQLEFDSTGRDKQNDGVQRRPGSGSAGIQAQPHVSMRELTDFKTPIVLDTGSGLMKAGFADQDLPNIIFPTIIGMPKYEEIMNGILERETYIGHEAQHMRGVLTLKHPIKNGIIRNWDEMEKIWHHTFQQLHVDPEDHPVLLTEAAMNPSENRQRMVEIMFENFSVPFTYVAMQAVLALYAAGRSTGVVFDSGDGVSHSVPVFEGYCLPHAVQRFPLAGVDVTMHLKKLLQEQGVSMRTTAETEIVREMKEKCCCVALNYEAELSAGGSSCTEMHYTMPDGQIVTLSTERFRAPEILFKPELIGRDHYGMHQSVFSSILSSDIDLRRCFLGNIVLSGGNTLLAGLSERLQAEIKGLVPSDVGESVRVTSPKDRDFSVWSGGAVLANLPTFSCAWISHEEYEEHGPQIVYRKCF